The Xiphophorus couchianus chromosome 6, X_couchianus-1.0, whole genome shotgun sequence genomic interval CCTTTATGTAGGTGCAGAgtatctttaaaacaaaatttcaaaaaattcACAATCAATGTTTAGACTACGTCATATATTTGCGAAACTAAGCacgttttacaaataaaaggcATTTCCTCTTATGCAGATGCTAAATAAGATTCAACCATCAGGGAAATATATTTAAGGTCTGTAATCTTATAACAAGACTGGAGAGCTAAAAAGAGCATTTGGTGCAGAGAATCAAAATGCATCCCACTTACAGAAGGTGTCAAAACTTACAGGCTGTTGTTACAACTGGGGGTGGCagaggaggtgtgtgtgttcatACTGACCTGAGAAGGCATCGGTTTCCTGTTGTGCAACCTCCCGAACATCTGCCCACATCTACTTCCTGCAGAAAATTAGcaacacagagagacagagagaggggaAGTCAGTACACAGCTGGCTGCAAATATTGACCCACTTTGAGCCGAGGAGCAGCTGCCGCTTGGAGAGTTAAAGGTGCTTTCATTCGACACCACTTGTGTTTGTTAGCTCCAATCTTACATTTGGTGCAGAGAATCATcagaaaaccaaaaccaaaactgaaaaaaacagaaaacttaataaattattgcTTTCTGTTTTAGCTAAATGTAGTTGTTTTTGTAGCttacttaataaaataattccttttttgatttggattttaatgcataacttttgttttcaaccCTGTTTTTCCAGGAAGGAGAGCAGATCAGTGTTTGGTAAGATAAacttaaaaagtattcatcAATCAACAAACCAATTGAGATTGGTTTGTTGATTGACCAATTGAGTCAATCAACAAACCATGTaacatcagtttaaaatcagACCCAAACCAAATGactctctaaaataaaaaactaatatgtatatatttctatgttttgctaaaatacatctaataattaaaaaaaaataaaaaatatacattctATAGTAAAGTTAATTGACCATATTATTGCACAATTTTACATTTCGAAactaaatttgcttaatggaaacaagtcaattaaaaaaacacacaactaacaaaaagtacaaaacgtttctcaaaattggtttatttaccaaaactgcaatgaaaaacaGTTTACGCATTAATCAATTCACATgacaaacaaagaagaagacaacaggaagtgtaGGACGATCCTTATGACTTGTTACGtgaataaacttgttcatgtgtgactctaattgcatttcttaattAATTGAGATACCACAATTgcgaattcttttttttttgacattagtggaatattcaCAAAGTTTTACGCAggtttgtaatggaaactcaatgcagtctgctgggtttccatagatagaaactttttaaaccactttGAATAATTGAGTTAGATTACTGTATTGTTTGATAACCAGGATCAGTTGGAAcgtatatattttgttttttgtaaagtgtctCTGTTCTGAATTGTCACTATATAATGTCTCTTTTCCAAATCCAAATCGCTACTAAATGTTATTTGTACTTAAATTCTTTGTCTTTGGGTCTGCCGAGTGCAACACGCTGTGGTGGTTTTCACACCCGGATGTGCGGTGCCAGCTCTCCGAATTGGCCTGACTAAACACCGACTTCCACTTTTGAGTCTGGTGCATAAAGGCACTTCATTATTGTCTGGCACCCAGCTAAGGCCCCGTTTCCTCTGCTCTCGATCACAAAGGAGTGTGAAGCAAGCATCTTAAAGGAATCAGCTGAATACACCATGCTATTCAGAGAAATTAATGGCGTGaaggaagttgttttttttttttacttactttgAGCCTTTCTTCTTTGAGTCCATCTGCATGCTGGACTGTTTCATAGTAGTACTCCACATGGGGGACCCTGTAGCAGCTTTCCTTCAGCTCGCAGGCCGACACGGTCTGGACCACATCCACTTTGTTAGGAGTTTCCAGCAGCGCTGAGTCAAACTTTGTGGGGACGCAGGAAAAACCCTCTGGAAACAAACCACGAAGGAAAATGttaacaggaaagaaaagcagtaaaactaaaacaagtcTGGGTTTCCATATGGAAACACTACAAAACCTTATCTGATTTGAATAATACTAACTAGAAAGGCTGGGCGATATAAGTcattaattacttttttgttttagatatctgaaatactgccaaacctGTGGCGTGacctttcctcttttatccacagtttccGATCGAGTTGTTGaactcattttctcctttcacgCCAGgccattgttttttgtttttaagcagttatgaggcacggtTGTGAAACCACACACGGCTACAGagagttactcaacaggttgttgctaggtaaccaaagagtgagtgagttgctaggtaaccaaagagtgagtaaGTTAGTGAATGTCTCCAACCTAGCTTAGCTTAGCTGCTAAACAGAATTTGAGATTTCATATCAATTggtttttatataaacattttatcgATGCTAAAACATTTGTGTATAGTCTATTTAACATAGTAGATATTACATTATAGAAGCATTAAATGAAGATTTACTAATTACTAATTAATTGGAAGAAATCAGTTTAAATACGCAAAAATCTGATCGTTTTCTTATTGTTAAtattaaatacatcaaaactGATAACTACCAGTATAATAAGTAGatcaacacattttttgtttgttaaaaatgccagataaagaataaaaacatgttatttgaTGCACAACTTGTAATTCTGCTGAATTCAAAGCTACTACCTTCTCGTAAGAACATGCACAAGTTTTCCTCTTTGGAGGGTggaaaaaaattgtaatcaGTCCAAATCGGAAAAACAGAAGTTGTCATAGCACTGATATAGTGATCTCTGCATCTCTactaaatattatattattaaaattcaAGCAGCCAAATCTGTGCTAGTTGAGAGTTGAgaggtttttttatgtttaaaaatgttacattttcccCAAGAAAGCTTATAAATCTCCAATGAAAATATTGGCAAAGCAGAGGAACAAGTTATCATTAGACCTGACTTCAGTTATTCTAGAGCTCTTGAGGGCCCTCTGCTGCTGTGGGGGCCCAACAGCAACTCCTTAGATTGACtggctattttttaaattttaaatagtaatatatttatatattaatgaaaaatgacGACCACACGGCAGCTTTGTTAACTagtcaaccacaaactttagtgGTTTTTATAAAAGCTTAATGTTGTAGATCGACACAACTTAACacaatttttttagaaataaaaatctgaacactTTGGTCTAATAATTACAACTATCTCAATTTGTGTTTGgctgtttgtaatttattcCCAGTATAAATCCAACTCTTGTGTGAAGAACTCAAAGGTTTGTTACAGAACATGAATAATCACCAAACAGACAAAGGGACACAGAAGATCCCTTATCTTTAGTGGTGCAGTTCGCAACTATGACCTTTACGGTAGAGCAAACTTTGTGTAGACACAAAAGACgtagaaaaagttcaaaagtaaatttaattgaaaaaatatgtataattgTTATTCCATTTGATTATTAAgttgaatttttaaattttacacagTTGCTAAAATTTTGGCCATGGCGAATGTAATCCACCAGTGCCAGGCTATGAAACggaaattgaattgaattgagaAGAGTTGAGCTGAACATGACggttattaatattaattcaatatttggaaatgtggcCAACAGGAATTGAACAGCTTCTTCCCTTCCTCCACAgtcattgctaaaactacaagcacactataattttaaaacatcccAAAAAAATCATGCTCCTTTCACAATCTGTCCTGCTGTTTGCTGATAGGACAAGTATGGAACTTCACCAAAGAAATCCTCTTCAATGGGAGGAAGCCCAGAGGGAGAACTGAAGAGATGAGAGTCGGAATGACCATGCTAGTTACGCCATATCTGTAGCGttggtttattacataaaagtaaacgtgccgtggtggcgtaggggttagcgcgacccatatttggaggccttgagtcctcgacgcgggttcgactcccggacccgacgatatttgccgcatgtcttcctcgtttcctgtcagcctatgttacataagggacactagagcccacaaaaaagaccccctggaggggtacaaaaaaaaaccccgcactgaactttgttgttttaacgAAACAAAAACGTGAAAAGACCCAATGACTGAATACCTGGGGTTCCTTTAGAGCGGGAACATCCTCCCACGTCGATTACCGTCTCGTACGGTGTTTCTAAGTAGTAAGTCCTCAGAGCTGGGACTCGGATGCACTGGGTCAGCTTGACCTCGCAGTGGCACTCCTCGATGACCTCCACCTCCCGGGGCCCCTCAAACAGCAGCAGCCGCTCCACCCGCATCCCCGTCGGCTCGCACATCTGGTTCGCCCCGCAGGAGGGCAGCCGGGTCAGCGGCTCTGAGATTTCTGGGGCAGCCGGGCCGTGCGTCCGCATCTTTAAGGAGATCATTGGGGTGAACATGTCAGAACATGTTTCTGTCCTTGTCAGCGTCAAGGTATAAGCTGATTTTAGGCGATTTATAGCCAATGTTATGCaaacgagagaaaaaaaaaaaagatcggTGACATGAGGTGTGATTATCAGATTTTGTCTACTTTTTCGTCATAAGGTTTTATACATATACgacggagtattagggccatattaataaaaaaaaatacgagaataaagtcagaaaattacGAGCATAAAGCCGTACGAGAATAGTCGAAAGAGGTCGAGAATAAAGTAATACTtcgagaaaaaaaatctaaataatatgagaagaaatcacaatattaaaataataaagtcataatattacaaaaataaagtcaaaataatacgaaaataaaaccataatatTGCCAGAATATTATGAGGATAAAATGCTAATATTGCGAggataaaatcaaaataatctgagaataaagtcgcaATATTTCCATAATAAAATTGTAAtgttacgactttattctcttcTTATTTTTGACTTTACTCTCGTCATCCTCGTCCCCTCAGCGTGGCTCTAACACTCcgtataaagaaaataaacttataaataaatcacaacaaatTCACACTGCCGTCTTGTGGCAGGAGGTGGAACTGCAGCATACCTTCTTGCTCCTTAAAAATTCCAGCATGGAGGAATGTTTTGAGTATTCTTGCTGTCTTGCTTCAGGCGATGATCTTATGGCCACCCCACAACGTGACCTACACATTCCCACATCTACGCTGACATGACTCCCGGAAATGTCTAAATACCCAGAGAGAGTTGCAAAGAAAATAGACagcaaatatcaataaataaataaatataaataatctaCTTATTGTATGTTGGCTTCCTTACCTTGCCCAATGTACACAAAGTGACTCTGCCTCTTGCAGCACACTCGTTGTGTAAACAGGTTTCTGTGAACGATGTGTTTGctcactacaaaaacacaagacagGCATGTATCTGTCCTGTCATTTGCGATGGATAGCATTTATTGAAGTTGTTGCAACATGAGATTCTAGACtaaagcagcaggaaaataaagatCCTACTCTTCTGCAAGCACTCATTCTTTGtatgttgaaagaaaatgtagttaGCACAAAAACTGCAATTCCCCTTTCCAGATTATAagattatattatttttatgattatttaccGTTTTCACAGGTTAGCATGCACTTTCCTGTTGTTTACAGTCTGTGAGATAAATCAGACAGTTGCTCTAGAACAAAGGATTGGCCACCAGTACTTACATGTCATGTGAAGCACAAACAGGAACAGAAGGAAAAGTTGAACATCCATGACTCATCTGAATGTGCTCCTTAGTGCTGTCCTGCTCACTTCTGCCTCAGATATTTATACCCAAAAGTGAATCTTTCAGAGGCCGAAGAAGAGAGAGCTAATCAAATTTCCATGATGAATGCCTTACAATGCAGGGGTCACTTCACAGGGGGGATctctgttcttttgtttgtttgttgttgtttttttgctgcagagAGACCCAAATATGCTGACCAGATCTGAGCTCCTACTAATGAAGGGGCTTAAAAAGGCCCTGAGCCATTCAAAAAGTCACCCTCAAAGGCATCAATCATCTTTTATCTTAGGGGGAAGGTGTTTAGCACctctgacttaaaacaaaactgtgtcTAAACACATAAACGGGAGCAGCAGGGGGGAGCGTGATCCTCACCTTCAGAAAACTCCAGCACCTTTGTGTTTATTCAACATGATACCAAATGGTCAGACACTCTTAACCCGTTCACAAATCTCAACTCTTTACTTTCCTCTAACTCATTTAGGATTCTGACTAAAGCTGTACATGTGCATATATTTGAGACAATGTGGAAAGTTAAGCTAGCACATTTAGAGAATGAGCACAACAAACATCGATCTCATAAATGAAACAGGTCAGAGCTTAACCCTAAACAGATTCCAAGGTCATTTTGTGCTATTTgccctttttattttccaaattattttggCTGTTGAATAAATATGTATGTTTCAAATCTGGactattgttttttattattattattatttcagaaattaCATATTAGGTTCTTAAATTAGCCTACAGTGGCTAAgcttcattaaaacaaatccaaatgacaaaaaatactcTTTGAAAATCTATTGAGACAACCACTTTTGATCCCAcgtttatttaacattaaaaaaatctattctgttatattaagatttatttttggatgtgtagttattatttttgttaaatcttaTATATGACCACCAGATGGCGGTAATAATTTACCTCGTTTTGCAACATGCAGGATACTGAAATGATCGGTAGGGATGGTTGGGTATTGTGTTTGTTATAAAAGCGTCCAtgtgtaattacatttttatgttttttacatggttacaaaaaacattaaacaaacactgaagctattattttaaattcccaTAATATGATATTTCAGACTCGAGTAGtttgaaaatagtaaaaaggagaaaaaattatttataattaactTAAGTCATAATAATGAAGACACATGAAAGTGAGTGTTGCTGCCAGTTATTGACACATCTCAGGTCATAATGATActagaaaaataataagaataaataaatatttagtaatattattaatatCTAACAAACATGACAGTattcaaataacaaaaatggaaaagtgtCCACTGGTTTCAGCCACCCAGTCCACACTTTGGACAAAGATTTAGTTCTCTATGTTCAAAGCTGTtataaacattgaaaaaaatttcaacattaattgttaactttaaatctgactttttatcTTTACTCATTCTGGGCCATATCAAAAAacctgaatgttcttaaagggccagttgtgccagaatgtattgacaAAACCCATGAAATagctaaaatatcaataaatagcttcttgaaattaaataatattaaacatcttttcacattgtttttgtgttgttttttttttttttttttcaatcaaaatcacagattttgtggtgctaatttagaaatcttcatttcaaaatttgcactaatgtaactttttattaactGCTGTATCTGTCCCGGACTATAAcatgacatcaagtaaggctgaggcagcagtcaatTTATCCcaatgtttttggccaattttgagaaaaacaatttcagtaaaatcagaaaataaatgatgatctgttgattttatgtgaattttgcataaattcTGCAGATtggtgaaaaactggagggaatTATAGATGTAATTTGggatctagagggccacatgaaaagctacccggccagatttggcccccgcgcctcgagtttgacacatgtgctctaATATAAAGGTGGGTTTTTCAGCGTGAGATTattacggaagaggattagggccaccgaaaaaaaaaaaaagaattctgactttaatctcagaattctaactttctgacttcaatctcagaattctgactttaatctcagaattctaactttctgacttcaatctcagaattctgactttaatctcagaattctgactttaatctcagaattctaactttaatctcagaattctttttttttttttttcgctggccctaatcctcttccgtagatTATCCTACTGCAAGTGTGTCACATATAAAAAGTTGTGGAGTCATTTTCTATTCAAATCCACCTCCATGTATTTTCCTTCCAGGCGATCCTCTCCTCATAAGAGCCTTTCCTTCAGCACCGCACGTGCAAAGAGCTTTATTGAGCGCGGCTTATAATGAGTCACCTGTGGCATGAGCAAGCAGTTTATACGCAACGACTTCCCGGGATAATCCCGGGTGTCCAGTCTCGGTGCTGCAGAGGTTGATGAGGAGCAGACATCTGTCTGCTGTCACGGTCAGTGTCTGTCTGGGTCACCGGGTCAGTCACAGAGAGGCCTGCGCTCATCTCAGCTAGAGGTTTTCGCTAAGCTAAATTTAGCTTGCAGTACCGTTTATGAATTCTTCGTGTCATTTGGAACATGTTGAATTCAATAACGGGTAAGATTTATGTGGGCTGGGTTGAAATTTTAAACACTTATATACTTTTAAGTGGACCTAAATGCTTCCCAAGTATGGAGGATTGGTCCTGCTAAAATTggcaatataaatataaataaataaatgaattgatGAAATAATAAGGTAGCAAACATTGCatccaaaaacatatttttaatcttgttttattaaatagtttccttttttgtttttcatgttctgtatttattatcatatttaacatttatgtaatatttttttttgttcagtggcagttttttcatatattgatttattttctcctctaatattttctctttgcatTTTCTCCCCTCTTGTGATGATAAAGAAATGTTAGTTTATGTCCCTCTTTATAATCATATAAGttcttatttttcacttttggatATTATATTTGGCACATTGATGACTTCACcaagcaatttatttatttaaatttcattgCCAATTTTGTCAGGATCAATTCAATCAAACCAAATCCATAACTAAAAAAGTTAGCATTTTCTCCTCTTCTacaatatgaatttattttgaaggtaTTTTAATAAAGACCAATACTTTTATAAGAAGAAgactgttaaatgttttggtaaaaGAAGAAGACCTTTTAGTGGTGTCACACTGTTTCCTACCTTTTTACATATAGTTGTTTATATGTTATGCAGATATGTGAAAATTAAGTGGATTAGGTGAAACATAAAGTACTGTCATACAGTTCACATATTTATATCATTTTTGATGTTCTCTGGATTAGGAGAGAATAAAATTCACAGTCTTCGAATTCGTCAGAACCAGGTACTTTATGTTACCGTCTAATATGGTTttgtgtgactttttaaaatattttaggacTTATCTTATATAAATGAAATTTCATGAATGCCCACAGACAATAAATTCtcaaattaatcagaaatgtgGCCATCTGATCAGCTTTCCTCTACGATTCAAGGATCCCAGCATCCTGAGGTTAAtgaatcttcatcagtgcagacaaaGTGTTTGCATAATGTTTCATGAGATAAGATTGCGCTGTTATTGGATCATTGCTGTGACATTTTAACAGGAGTTGTGCAAATTCTGTAGCAATTTGTTCACATGAGAGCTTCATAATTTTTCTGACGGGCaacaaaatctgacttttgTGATGCTTCAGCGTTAAATGTATATGAAGGaataagaaataattgtttaaaaaagaattatAGAAATAATGGAAGTTCTTAATTGCTATCATGTCCAAAGTAGCAATTTTTTGAATTAGCAAAAATCTTGTAGAGGCAAGAGGATGAATAATTTAGAGCATTCATACAATGACTGTATAGATATACTGTAGATCCACATGTATTTCCAAGACTGAGTGTTAGTCAGGTGGTTTGCTCATCTCCAAGACCTCCAGAGGCTACGTATTGTCTGTCTGCATGGGAGGAGGCCAACACCGGAGGGGATTATAGGGCATTATGTTGTAGTTCTGGATTATAAACCATGAGACAACACTGCTGCACACAGACCAGCAAAGGTGCCAGTGCATACTAGTGTATAGTCTGGGCGAGAAGACTTTTCAGGAAagtctttttaaagattttttttttcttctgatgcATGCTGCACATTTTTCCAGTCAACCTTTCAATTTGAGTGTTTGgttactgaaaaatatatttcattttacttcaAAATCACTGTATTTATTGAAATTGAGGAAAAGAGTGTGCGCCCATCTGGATTGAAATCATGTATTTGAAGAATCGAAATAATGCAATCAACACAGAGAGGAGCAAGAAGAACATTAAAGGGAAAACATGTAAGTACAGACACACAGTTTAATTCCCACTCCAGTAAGTGTGATATAAATTGCAGAAAGTTTTCATGACATTGCCTCACTTCCTTTTTCTCAATGTCAGGTTCTTATTTACGGTCAGGCACCCATCAAGAAGAAATCCTGACTTTGACATCACCAAAGGAGAACCACAAAgtggagagaaacagaaaggtgaCAGAGGATGAAGAGTCGCTGCAGAGGACCGCTTTCGGGAAGGCCGTGTACAACATGACCCATTCGGAGAGGGTGATGGACGACCTGACGTTTGGACGGCGGGTGGGATTTTATGAGCTGAAGGGAGAAATCGGTTCTGGTAACTTTTCGCAGGTTAGACTGGGAATACATGACTTGACAAAAGGTGAGATTTTGGATGCTTTGATTTTAATACAACATACAGAATCTTTCACATTTATGGAGAACAATATGTGCACTacaaaaatacagtattttttgtttagttttcaatgcaaatatcttaacatcttaaataagacacaactaacttacaagtaacttttcagcaggatataGGAGCTcggtttaagtaaataatttcttaagatttattttaaaaatactcatTAAACTCACAGATTTCTTCACTTATGACaggacatttttcacatgttagaagtgaaataatccgccAGTGGAGtaagtactttttcataaatattaaggaattattgacctaaaacaagctcctatatcttgctgaaacattacttataattgagttttgttttatttcaagtgtactaaggtatttgcactataaaatagaccaaaaatacttggtaagattttgtgtctttgcattgtgtgaaagataaaaagagTTGTTATGGAAACTTCCAACCATCCAGCCTCATTTGTCACTGCTCCAGTTATtctaaacttttaaattattattcctTGTGTAGACAAGCATCCATTTTCATGCTCTTGTTTACATAAGTGGCAtgctctcttgtctttcccattttgaaagAGAGGCTAAGAAAAATGCACCACACTGTCCTACAGCACTGGGAAACAAGTCACAAATGTATTAAATACGTttctttagttatttatttagttaaagtACATTTGTGTAAGTATGGAACTATCTTTGTGTGACAtaagctttaaataaattcacactATATTTAAATTCTCTAGGGTAGCCAGTATTTTTCAAGAGGGGCTTGTGGCCCTCCTCACCCCTCTTTGGGGGCGCCACTGTTTATGATGAACAAACTTAAAGATGTTTTACATCAAAGTACAACAAAGTGTCTGTGCGGTTTGTACAGAGACGATTGTTAATCTTCCATTTCCTCTTCCTGTGACTCGttttttgagaaattttttCCGCTCCTTCTTAAGTCACGTGTTTGATGTTACGTGTTTCAGCTATCAGATGAATGCACAGACATCCAGCTGAGCTTAAGGAGACATACTTCCATCAGTCTGGGTCATTCCACATGTGCAAAGACATGACTAATCTCATCACTAACTAATCCATAATGTTTTCATCCTCGTCTGCTTTTGAGTCACATGGCAGCTATGTTGTGAAGGGCTAGAGGGGGGGACAAGTCAGGTCTAACGCggcattttaatagaaaattaaatgagGAGATTATGAAGCTTAagacaaaattgtgtttttgattaCCTTTCTCTGTGTCACCGTGTGATATAGAGAGAGTAGCAGTGAAAGTCCTGGATAAGGATCGTCTGAGCAAACACACCCAAGCTCTCTTTGCCTCTGAGATCACCTGCATGGAGAGGCTGTCCCATCCCAACATAGTGCGCCTGTACGAGGTGGTGGAAACCTTCAAGCGGCTTTACCTGGTGATGGAGTATGCCAGCGGAGGGGAGCTGTTCTCCAGGatcaccaccagggggcgcctgTCGGACCTTGAAAGCAAGCTGGTGTTTTCGCAGGTTCTCTCGGCAGTCAAGCACATGGTGAGTTAGTGAGAAGGAGGCAATTCTCTGGGAAACGGAGTGGGCGTTGGGTTTACCAGGAAAACGAAAGCAAAAAGCTTCAGAGGAAAGCGTCAAAACAGGTCAAACACTGACGGTTCCAGGAACTGACATGATGATGTTTAGGCAAAAATGCAGGATAATGTTTGCctaaaaaattatgcaaaattcacatttttgcccTTCAATTTTGGAAATTAACAGCTTCTATAAACAATCCAAGTGCTTAAGCAATAAGTTAATGGTTTTTtagtgtttggaaaatgagccgtttcaaaaacctcccgattGTTGAGTCACACTTTGTtgttacctggcaaccccagcaaagcccagcccatcgcctagcaacccaagcggagcTCCAGAACGTTTGTTAAGCTGGTTTTTTCGATATATCCACtgtacaatgactgctggaaaagtcaactgttttgttattgacttacCAATCAGAAACCACTTACtgaattcttgttggttgtgcaggaggctccactcctgcttttcaaagatgtacagttgtatagtTGTATATATTATGCAACTATACCTGTGTGTTGTATAGTTGTATATACTATAAACTACTGTATACCCAACTATACAGTGAAGTCCAAATCTGTTTATGTTCCCCCACCTTGAGTTTTGTCAAATTAATGTTTGATCCTCCTATAGTAGCTCATAATGGACTGATTTGATTTTTGCAGTATTGCACACCCAACGTGAGTGAGAGGGAAGAGTTTTTCACTTATACCTCGTTTCCACTGATTGGTACAGCATGAGTCAGTGTT includes:
- the pnhd gene encoding uncharacterized protein pnhd; translation: MSAGLSVTDPVTQTDTDRDSRQMSAPHQPLQHRDWTPGIIPGMSKHIVHRNLFTQRVCCKRQSHFVYIGQDISGSHVSVDVGMCRSRCGVAIRSSPEARQQEYSKHSSMLEFLRSKKMRTHGPAAPEISEPLTRLPSCGANQMCEPTGMRVERLLLFEGPREVEVIEECHCEVKLTQCIRVPALRTYYLETPYETVIDVGGCSRSKGTPEGFSCVPTKFDSALLETPNKVDVVQTVSACELKESCYRVPHVEYYYETVQHADGLKEERLKEVDVGRCSGGCTTGNRCLLRSPSDLGNCLLWSDRESSSCVPQGYESHSFINQHEQLRTFLSITSCRCQN